The following nucleotide sequence is from Pleurodeles waltl isolate 20211129_DDA chromosome 8, aPleWal1.hap1.20221129, whole genome shotgun sequence.
CCCATGTTTGTGTACAGCAGCCCTTTCTATCAGAATATTCACCCCTAGAAACGTATTTATGCTTACAAAATGCCTAGAAGGAGGTGATTAGAAGTAGAAATATATTCTGCAAGATGTTTATACATTGCTTATTGATGattttgagggtgcaatagattgGTTGCTGGCTTGGGTCCCTCCACAGTTAATGTGTGCTATGAAATCAGATTTGTCACACTCTAGTTTCCTGCCACCTAAGAGGATAAAAatattgattaaactcagataacCCATAGCCAGACATCATTATTCTCACAAGGTTacatgtttttgtttgaaaaggTCACACACGGAGTTGTGAATAATATTAATTGAATGGCCAGCAAGCATCAGGTACCATGTAGGAATGGTTGAACAAACAATTACTTAAAACAGATTGTATATAAATAATTATTTGGGGGGATTTATTTAATTTCTAATGTGCTTTGAATTATGCAAGATGTGTGATCTCTTCGAGAATGCAGGTGAATTCAATCtccttttatttccttttgtttcccCACAGTGAGGGGTGTCTGAGTCACCAGCACAGTACGTGCTCCTACAATGCCACTATTATTCAGCCCTCCCATTTCATTTTGATTGGTATTCCAGGTCTTGAAGATGCTCATCATTGGATCAGCATCCCCTTCTGTGTGATGTACGTCATCGCTCTAATGGGGAACAGCACCATTTTGTTGGTAGTGAAGATGCACCAGAGTTTGCATGAGCCACTGTTCCTTTTTCTGTCGATGTTGGCTGGTGTCGACCTTGTTTTATCCACCACCACAATGCCAAAAATGCTTGCCATCCTCTGGCTTGATGCCCATGAGATTCtttttgcaacctgcctcatgcagATGTTCCTCATTCATATGTTTACAGGAATGGAATCCGGCATCTTGTTGGCCATGGCCTTTGACCGCTTTGTTGCCATCTGCCACCCATTCAGATATGCCTCCATCTTAACCAATGCCGTCATATCAAGGATAGGGGTGGCCGTTCTTCTCAGAAACTTTTCAGTCTGTCTTCCTTTTGTCTTCCTCACAACGAGGTTGCCATACTGCAGAAGCAATGTCATTGCCCATTGTTACTGTGAGCACATGGGGATAGTGAAGTTGGCATGTGCAGACACAACCATCAACAGCATCTATGGGCTGATGGTCGCCAGGACGGTCCTTGGGATGGACATAACATTAATCGTCTTGTCCTATGTTTTGATCCTACGTGTGGTGCTAAATTTACCAACCCAAGAGGCCCGGCACAAGGCCTTCAGCACCTGCACTTCCCATGTCTGTGTCATGTTGATATTCTACATACCAGCTTTTTTCTCCTTCTTGACTCACAGATTTGGACACAACATCGCTCCTCATGTTCACATTATTGTTGCCAATTTGTACGTCCTCATGCCGCCCATGCTCAATCCGGTCATCTATGGGGTGAGGACCAAACATATTCATACAAAGGTTCTGAAAATGTTCACCATGGGGAACAGATTCACTTAACACTGATGCATAGCTTGGTCATAGTCGAGGTAACCGATGAAAAGAAGAACAAAGAGAAATTCATGGAATGTGAACATATTCTTTTTTATGATATAAAACTAAAGGACtcagaaaaaaatcaaagaaagtaAAATGCTGTTTAATTCAGAGATAAATGGTAGATTTGGAGCACTG
It contains:
- the LOC138249392 gene encoding olfactory receptor 52E4-like; the protein is MQVNSISFYFLLFPHSEGCLSHQHSTCSYNATIIQPSHFILIGIPGLEDAHHWISIPFCVMYVIALMGNSTILLVVKMHQSLHEPLFLFLSMLAGVDLVLSTTTMPKMLAILWLDAHEILFATCLMQMFLIHMFTGMESGILLAMAFDRFVAICHPFRYASILTNAVISRIGVAVLLRNFSVCLPFVFLTTRLPYCRSNVIAHCYCEHMGIVKLACADTTINSIYGLMVARTVLGMDITLIVLSYVLILRVVLNLPTQEARHKAFSTCTSHVCVMLIFYIPAFFSFLTHRFGHNIAPHVHIIVANLYVLMPPMLNPVIYGVRTKHIHTKVLKMFTMGNRFT